A single region of the Anaerostipes rhamnosivorans genome encodes:
- a CDS encoding helix-turn-helix domain-containing protein, which yields MILDREEIGRRIYKIRKENGYTLEEFGQIIGGVTKASAFAWEHGIHLTKEERLEKIADLGGISLSELLFGHPESCFKKKCFDVEHYGTLIDDYEKECAGKWIRQKIYVYEEKMYLETWYNGDRIQFVELW from the coding sequence ATGATACTGGATCGTGAAGAAATAGGGAGAAGAATTTATAAGATCAGGAAAGAGAATGGTTATACGTTAGAGGAATTTGGACAGATAATAGGAGGTGTTACAAAAGCGTCTGCTTTTGCTTGGGAACATGGTATTCATCTGACAAAAGAAGAACGATTAGAGAAGATCGCTGATCTTGGAGGGATTTCTCTTTCTGAATTACTTTTTGGTCACCCGGAGAGTTGTTTTAAAAAGAAGTGCTTTGATGTAGAACACTATGGAACACTTATAGATGATTATGAGAAGGAATGTGCAGGAAAGTGGATTAGACAAAAAATTTACGTTTATGAAGAAAAAATGTATTTGGAAACATGGTATAACGG